From a single Hymenobacter sp. YIM 151500-1 genomic region:
- a CDS encoding T9SS type A sorting domain-containing protein yields MKHILHIISCAAALLGATLTASAQTISNTGFETWERRGVVESPQGWYTTDDLFLTQGATFDVGTVSKSADAQQGTTAAQLLTQQAGTRRLPGLLLLGGPANTELARKNVARTGGAAYTGRPTGVQFWYKLNLSTNDTLEVAVILSKNAQPIGGFISRVGISVNTSTYTQTTVPINYRSTVIPDTIRVYFLVGVGRGATGASTMSVDNITLQGVTTRTANPELAAALSVYPNPSSSGEFSLASAADPALATAPLTVTDAAGRLVLRQGAASRGLSTGRPVDLRGHGPGLYLLQLDTPQGPVTRKLVIH; encoded by the coding sequence ATGAAACACATTCTACACATTATCTCCTGCGCAGCGGCTCTCCTTGGGGCGACGCTTACCGCCTCCGCCCAAACCATTTCGAACACCGGATTTGAAACCTGGGAGCGGCGCGGCGTTGTTGAAAGCCCGCAGGGGTGGTACACAACCGATGACCTTTTCCTTACACAGGGCGCTACCTTTGATGTTGGCACGGTCAGCAAGTCGGCCGATGCGCAGCAAGGTACGACGGCGGCGCAGCTGCTGACTCAGCAAGCAGGTACCAGACGACTTCCTGGGTTACTACTCCTGGGCGGCCCCGCCAATACGGAGCTGGCTCGAAAGAACGTTGCCAGAACAGGGGGCGCAGCTTACACGGGCCGGCCAACTGGAGTACAGTTCTGGTACAAGCTCAACCTAAGCACCAATGACACGCTGGAGGTGGCCGTAATTTTGAGCAAGAATGCCCAACCCATTGGGGGGTTCATTTCCCGAGTGGGGATTAGTGTCAATACCTCCACCTATACGCAGACCACAGTACCGATCAACTACAGGTCCACGGTTATACCCGATACCATTCGCGTTTATTTCCTCGTGGGTGTAGGTAGAGGAGCCACGGGCGCATCTACTATGTCGGTGGATAACATCACGCTGCAAGGCGTCACCACCCGCACGGCTAACCCGGAGCTGGCTGCGGCGCTGAGCGTGTACCCCAACCCCAGCAGCAGCGGCGAGTTCTCGCTGGCCTCGGCAGCCGACCCAGCCCTGGCCACGGCCCCGCTCACCGTCACCGACGCGGCCGGCCGCCTCGTGCTGCGCCAGGGTGCGGCCAGCCGCGGCCTGAGCACGGGCCGCCCTGTGGACCTGCGCGGCCACGGCCCCGGCCTCTACCTGCTCCAGCTCGACACGCCCCAGGGCCCCGTTACGCGCAAGCTCGTTATTCACTAG
- a CDS encoding alpha-amylase family glycosyl hydrolase — MFYEVFVRSFYDSNGDGQGDFAGLTQKLDYLNDGNPATTTDLGVTGLWLMPMMESPSYHGYDVTNYKATEPDYGILAEFEAFLAAAHARGIKVIVDLVLNHSSSQHPWFQQAASSPTSSFRDWYRWSSTIPGTGPGGGTVWHPRNGSYYYGVFWGGMPDLNWRNPQLKAAMWDATRFWLRRGVDGYRIDAVKYLVETGNTLENTPETLSLLEEYHDSVKAVNPNAFTVGEAWSNTAAVVPYVLNNRLDACFEFDLAQSIISSLNAGNPAALRAQLDLVDRSYPQLQYATFLTNHDQNRVLGLLGGDLARMKQAAALYLTLPGVPFLYYGEEVGMLGAGVDEDKRKPMQWTAGAQAGFTTGTPWRALNPNYAQFNVATQQADPASLLNHYKQLIRLRTAHEPLRKGYLLPVAASASAALGYARIHQQQAVLTVANLGSTAVSPTLSLALSTLPAGTYQVTELLSGQAAGTVTLDAQGAFSNWAATLPALAANHTWVLRLAPAVPTATTGALAAFAPKLYPNPAAQQVRLELPASAAPAQQQVQVYDLHGRLLRTARFAGRLHTLDTGTWANGTYLLRIQSGPAVSVQRLVVAH; from the coding sequence GTGTTCTATGAAGTCTTCGTGCGCAGCTTCTACGACAGTAATGGCGACGGGCAGGGCGACTTCGCCGGCCTCACCCAGAAGCTCGACTACCTCAACGACGGCAACCCAGCCACCACCACCGACTTGGGCGTGACCGGCCTTTGGCTTATGCCCATGATGGAGTCGCCGAGCTACCACGGTTACGACGTGACCAACTACAAAGCCACTGAGCCCGACTACGGCATCCTGGCCGAGTTTGAAGCGTTTTTGGCTGCCGCCCACGCCCGCGGCATCAAGGTCATTGTGGACTTGGTGCTCAACCACTCCTCCAGCCAGCACCCTTGGTTTCAGCAGGCCGCCAGCAGCCCCACCAGCTCCTTCCGCGACTGGTACCGCTGGTCGAGCACCATTCCCGGCACCGGGCCGGGGGGTGGCACCGTGTGGCACCCGCGCAATGGCAGCTACTACTACGGCGTGTTCTGGGGCGGTATGCCCGACCTCAACTGGCGCAACCCCCAGCTCAAAGCCGCCATGTGGGATGCCACCCGCTTCTGGTTGCGCCGCGGCGTGGATGGCTACCGCATCGACGCCGTGAAGTACCTCGTCGAAACCGGCAACACCCTCGAAAACACCCCCGAGACCCTGAGCCTGCTCGAAGAGTACCACGACTCAGTGAAGGCCGTTAACCCCAATGCCTTTACCGTGGGCGAGGCCTGGTCCAACACCGCTGCCGTGGTGCCTTACGTGCTCAACAACCGCCTCGATGCCTGCTTCGAGTTCGATCTGGCCCAGAGCATCATCAGCAGCCTCAACGCCGGCAACCCCGCCGCCCTGCGCGCCCAGCTCGACCTCGTAGACCGCTCCTACCCCCAGCTTCAGTACGCCACCTTCCTCACCAACCACGACCAGAACCGCGTGCTGGGCCTGCTCGGCGGCGACCTGGCCCGCATGAAGCAGGCCGCGGCCCTCTACCTCACCCTGCCCGGCGTGCCCTTCCTCTACTACGGCGAGGAAGTGGGGATGCTCGGCGCGGGCGTGGATGAAGACAAGCGCAAGCCCATGCAGTGGACCGCCGGCGCGCAGGCGGGCTTCACCACCGGCACGCCCTGGCGGGCCCTCAACCCCAACTACGCCCAGTTCAACGTCGCCACCCAGCAGGCCGACCCCGCCTCCCTGCTCAACCACTACAAGCAGCTCATCCGTCTGCGCACCGCCCACGAGCCCCTGCGCAAAGGCTACCTGCTGCCCGTGGCGGCCTCGGCCAGCGCCGCCCTCGGCTACGCCCGCATCCATCAGCAGCAGGCCGTACTCACAGTGGCCAACCTGGGCAGCACCGCCGTTAGCCCCACCCTCTCGCTGGCTTTGTCCACGCTGCCGGCTGGCACCTACCAGGTCACCGAGCTGCTCTCGGGCCAGGCCGCCGGCACCGTCACGCTCGATGCCCAGGGCGCGTTCAGCAACTGGGCCGCCACCCTGCCCGCTTTGGCCGCCAACCACACCTGGGTGCTGCGCCTGGCGCCCGCCGTGCCCACCGCCACCACCGGCGCCCTGGCCGCCTTCGCCCCGAAGCTCTACCCCAACCCCGCCGCCCAGCAGGTGCGCCTGGAGCTGCCCGCTTCGGCCGCCCCCGCCCAGCAGCAGGTCCAGGTCTATGACCTGCACGGCCGGCTCCTGCGCACGGCCCGTTTCGCCGGCCGCCTCCACACCCTCGACACGGGCACCTGGGCCAACGGCACCTACCTGCTCCGCATCCAGTCCGGCCCCGCCGTGTCGGTGCAGCGGCTGGTAGTGGCGCATTGA
- a CDS encoding T9SS type A sorting domain-containing protein — MKHLLPLLCCAASLLCAARTASAQVPTNGNFETWQQSGPGENPQGWFSADDYWVRAASAPNDLGLVDKSTERQGGSFAVRLQAKGINTTQGPRWFRGFMVLGEKLNFNNFLAKGGQAYTNRPAAMQFWYKLATAAGDSSIVYAELTRGSGSTRQVIGYSAQVLDYRYDRTTYGQATVPFLYNPNLPATLEPDTLRMYVTVGYGRRVAITSTSTLFLDDLALLNTTTPTTKPALAAALSVYPNPSSSGEFSLASAADPALATAPLTVTDAAGRLVLRQGAASRGLSTGRPVDLRGHGPGLYLLQLDTPQGPVTRKLVIH, encoded by the coding sequence ATGAAACACCTATTACCCCTTCTCTGCTGCGCTGCATCTTTGCTGTGCGCGGCGCGTACCGCCTCGGCGCAAGTGCCGACGAATGGCAACTTTGAAACCTGGCAGCAAAGTGGCCCCGGCGAAAACCCCCAGGGCTGGTTCAGCGCCGACGACTACTGGGTGCGGGCCGCCTCCGCCCCCAACGATCTGGGCTTGGTCGATAAATCGACTGAGCGGCAAGGCGGCAGCTTTGCGGTGCGGCTGCAAGCCAAAGGCATCAACACCACCCAAGGCCCCCGCTGGTTTCGCGGGTTTATGGTGCTGGGCGAGAAGTTGAATTTCAACAACTTTCTTGCTAAAGGCGGCCAGGCCTATACCAACCGGCCCGCAGCCATGCAGTTCTGGTACAAGCTAGCCACAGCCGCCGGCGACTCCTCCATCGTATATGCCGAGCTTACCCGCGGCAGTGGTTCTACTCGGCAGGTAATCGGGTACTCGGCGCAGGTGCTGGACTACCGGTACGACCGGACCACCTACGGCCAGGCTACAGTTCCCTTTCTGTATAACCCTAACTTGCCCGCTACTCTGGAGCCCGATACCTTGCGTATGTACGTTACGGTTGGTTATGGCCGCCGCGTGGCGATAACCAGCACCTCCACGCTGTTCCTCGACGACCTGGCCCTGCTCAACACCACTACCCCCACCACTAAGCCTGCACTGGCTGCGGCGCTGAGCGTGTATCCCAACCCCAGCAGCAGCGGCGAGTTCTCGCTGGCCTCGGCAGCCGACCCAGCCCTGGCCACGGCCCCGCTCACCGTCACCGACGCGGCCGGCCGCCTCGTGCTGCGCCAGGGTGCGGCCAGCCGCGGCCTGAGCACGGGCCGCCCTGTGGACCTGCGCGGCCACGGCCCCGGCCTCTACCTGCTCCAGCTCGATACGCCCCAGGGCCCCGTTACGCGCAAGCTCGTTATTCACTAG
- a CDS encoding pullulanase X25 domain-containing protein, translated as MKHLYLLVLILLTHAAQATPLTFRVDMRGQTVAAAGVHVAGNFQAAAGFPADWNPATTRLTDADNDGIYETTVNVPAGTYLYKFVNGNAWGGAELPTATCGVADGGGNVNRPVVVGAAAVRLPVVAFGGCNTQVRFAVNMRGQTVARTGVHVVGNFQALAGYGANWDATALPLADDNGDGIYEVQIALPAPGRFLYRFVNGNTTGAAETVPAACGTDDGTGTLARVLEATAAVNVVPAACFGT; from the coding sequence ATGAAGCACCTTTACCTTCTCGTTCTTATCCTACTCACCCACGCCGCGCAGGCTACCCCACTTACCTTCCGCGTGGATATGCGCGGGCAAACCGTGGCGGCGGCGGGTGTGCACGTGGCGGGCAACTTCCAGGCGGCCGCAGGCTTTCCGGCGGATTGGAACCCTGCTACCACCCGGCTTACTGACGCCGATAACGACGGCATCTACGAAACCACCGTCAACGTGCCGGCGGGTACCTACCTCTACAAGTTCGTGAACGGTAACGCCTGGGGCGGGGCCGAGCTGCCCACTGCCACCTGCGGAGTGGCCGATGGGGGCGGCAACGTTAACCGCCCGGTGGTGGTGGGCGCGGCGGCCGTGCGTCTGCCCGTCGTGGCCTTTGGCGGGTGCAATACCCAGGTGCGGTTTGCGGTGAACATGCGCGGGCAGACGGTAGCACGAACTGGCGTGCACGTGGTGGGCAACTTCCAGGCCCTGGCCGGCTATGGGGCCAACTGGGACGCTACGGCCCTGCCCCTGGCCGACGATAACGGCGACGGTATCTACGAGGTGCAGATTGCCCTGCCCGCGCCCGGCCGCTTCCTGTACCGCTTCGTGAACGGCAACACCACTGGCGCCGCCGAAACTGTGCCCGCCGCCTGCGGCACCGACGACGGCACCGGCACGCTGGCCCGCGTGCTGGAAGCTACGGCGGCCGTCAACGTGGTGCCGGCGGCGTGCTTCGGCACCTGA